From a single Candoia aspera isolate rCanAsp1 chromosome 10, rCanAsp1.hap2, whole genome shotgun sequence genomic region:
- the SHKBP1 gene encoding SH3KBP1-binding protein 1 isoform X1 — translation MAVFGAQGGTELVQLNVGGRRFSTSRQTLTWVPDSFFSSLLSGRISTLRDETGAIFIDRDPDVFAPVLNFLRCKELDLRRSDVSLLLHEAQFYGITPLVRRLQLHKELERSSCGSVLFEGHLPPPSVFPTKRWNRHSITGVQLAARPGNPLVRRSNTMPPNLGNIGLLERLEERNAMAGATNDPGMVRLICGHHNWVAVAYVHFLICYRMKETSGWQLAFCSPRLDWVIERVALNARVLGGSLGDSDKMVAAASCSEILLWALHPDGNGTEIGVFRLGVPVEGLFFVGSQLIATSHTGKIGVWNAVTKHWQTQDVVPINSYGAAGSFLLLGCNNGSIHYVDVQKFPLRMKDNDLLVTELYRDPAEDAITALSVYLTPKSSNSGNWIEIAYGTSSGMVRVIVQHPETVGSGPQLFQTFAVHRSPVTKVMLSEKHLISVCADNNHVRTWTVTRFRGMISTQPGSTPLASFKILALESVDGHGGCSAGTDIGPFGERDDQQVFLQKVVPDASKLYVRLSSTGKRVCEVCSVDGSSITAFVVQECEGSSRIGSRPRRYLFTGHSNGSLQMWDLTTAMEMGDRTPDCGGLSEEELLLELERCDLALTHTLETSPTGSFSLANTSGISRPQCQGVDGTSEKPAEASPATSCCLRPEHPPTLDFQRGDLRQQQLSRNFSDRSSEGQRVNPCRGGLATSLLNQRSPTPHPTPTEPTLPLAPSRVPLSETSF, via the exons ATGGCGGTGTTCGGCGCGCAAGGCGGAACGGAACTAGTGCAGCTGAACGTGGGCGGCCGAAG GTTCAGCACCTCCCGCCAGACCCTCACCTGGGTCCCGGACTCCTTCTTCTCCAG CCTGCTCAGCGGCCGCATCTCCACGCTGCGGGACGAGACTGGCGCC ATCTTCATCGACCGGGACCCCGACGTCTTCGCCCCCGTCCTCAACTTCCTCCGGTGCAAAGAGCTGGACCTCAG AAGGAGCGATGTCTCACTGCTGCTGCATGAAGCCCAGTTCTATGGGATCACGCCTCTTG TTCGCCGCCTGCAGTTGCACAAGGAGCTGGAGCGGTCCTCTTGCGGAAGCGTCCTGTTTGAGGGCCATCTGCCACCCCCGTCTG TGTTTCCCACCAAGCGGTGGAACCGCCACAGCATCACGGGGGTACAGTTGGCTGCCCGGCCAGGCAACCCCCTGGTGCGCCGGAGCAACACCATGCCCCCCAACCTGGGCAACATAGGACTCCTGGAGAGACTGGAGGAGAGGAACGCAATGGCAG GAGCGACAAACGATCCTGGTATGGTACGTCTTATCTGCGGCCATCACAACTGGGTAGCTGTAGCTTATGTTCACTTCCTTATCTGCTACAG GATGAAGGAGACCTCCGGCTGGCAGCTAGCTTTCTGTAGCCCCCGGCTGGACTGGGTAATCGAGCGTGTGGCACTAAATGCCCGGGTGCTTGGTGGGTCCCTGGGTGATAGTGACAAAATGGTGGCTGCTGCCTCTTGCAGTGAAATTCTTCTGTGGGCTCTTCACCCTGACGGGAACGGCACTGAGATTG GAGTGTTCCGCTTAGGGGTCCCTGTAGAAGGTCTCTTCTTTGTTGGCAGCCAGCTTATTGCCACCAGCCACACTGGCAAGATTGGCGTCTGGAACGCAGTCACCAAACACTGGCAG ACTCAGGACGTGGTCCCAATCAACAGCTATGGTGCGGCGGGGTCCTTCTTGCTCCTGGGCTGCAACAACGGCTCCATCCATTACGTTG ATGTGCAGAAGTTCCCCCTGCGCATGAAGGACAATGATCTCCTGGTGACCGAGCTGTACCGTGACCCTGCAGAGGATGCCATCACTGCCCTCAGCGTCTACCTCACACCCAAGAGCA GCAACAGTGGAAACTGGATTGAAATTGCCTACGGCACCAGCTCAGGGATGGTGCGAGTGATTGTGCAGCATCCAGAGACAGTGGGCTCAGGGCCCCAGCTCTTCCAGACTTTTGCTGTCCATCGTAGCCCTGTCACCAAGGTGATGCTCTCCGAGAAGCACCTCATCTCAG TCTGTGCTGATAACAACCACGTACGCACGTGGACAGTGACTCGATTCCGTGGAATGATATCTACGCAGCCAGGCTCCACCCCCTTGGCTTCCTTCAAGATTCTGGCACTGGAGTCGGTGGATGGGCACGGTGGCTGCAGCGCTGGCACAGATATTG GGCCTTTTGGTGAGCGGGATGACCAGCAGGTGTTCCTCCAAAAGGTGGTTCCTGATGCCAGCAAGCTGTATGTGCGCCTCTCCTCTACTGGGAAGAG AGTATGTGAGGTGTGCTCTGTTGATGGCTCATCCATCACTGCCTTCGTGGTCCAGGAATGCGAGGGCTCCAGCCGCATTGGCTCCCGCCCGCGCCGCTACCTCTTTACCGGTCACAGCAATGGCAGCCTCCAAATGTGGGACCTCACCACTGCTATGGAGATGGGAGACCGAACACCAG ACTGTGGTGGTCTCTCAGAAGAAGAGTTGCTGCTTGAATTAGAGCGGTGTGACCTGGCACTTACCCACACCTTGGAGACAAGTCCCACGGGGTCTTTCTCTCTTGCCAATACTTCTGGCATCAG CCGTCCCCAGTGCCAAGGTGTCGATGGGACCTCTGAGAAGCCGGCAGAAGCCTCCCCAGCCACATCCTGTTGCTTGAGGCCGGAGCATCCACCCACGTTGGACTTCCAGCGAGGAGACCTCCGCCAACAGCAGCTGAGCAGGAACTTCTCTGACCGATCCTCTGAGGGCCAGCGGGTCAACCCCTGTAGGGGTGGGCTTGCCACTAGCCTCCTGAACCAAAGatcccccactccccatcctACCCCCACAGAACCTACCCTCCCCCTAGCCCCATCCAGAGTGCCACTCAGTGAAACCTCTTTCTGA
- the SHKBP1 gene encoding SH3KBP1-binding protein 1 isoform X3: MAVFGAQGGTELVQLNVGGRRFSTSRQTLTWVPDSFFSSLLSGRISTLRDETGAIFIDRDPDVFAPVLNFLRCKELDLRRSDVSLLLHEAQFYGITPLVRRLQLHKELERSSCGSVLFEGHLPPPSVFPTKRWNRHSITGVQLAARPGNPLVRRSNTMPPNLGNIGLLERLEERNAMAGATNDPGMVRLICGHHNWVAVAYVHFLICYRMKETSGWQLAFCSPRLDWVIERVALNARVLGGSLGDSDKMVAAASCSEILLWALHPDGNGTEIGVFRLGVPVEGLFFVGSQLIATSHTGKIGVWNAVTKHWQTQDVVPINSYGAAGSFLLLGCNNGSIHYVDVQKFPLRMKDNDLLVTELYRDPAEDAITALSVYLTPKSSNSGNWIEIAYGTSSGMVRVIVQHPETVGSGPQLFQTFAVHRSPVTKVMLSEKHLISVCADNNHVRTWTVTRFRGMISTQPGSTPLASFKILALESVDGHGGCSAGTDIGPFGERDDQQVFLQKVVPDASKLYVRLSSTGKRVCEVCSVDGSSITAFVVQECEGSSRIGSRPRRYLFTGHSNGSLQMWDLTTAMEMGDRTPAVPSAKVSMGPLRSRQKPPQPHPVA; encoded by the exons ATGGCGGTGTTCGGCGCGCAAGGCGGAACGGAACTAGTGCAGCTGAACGTGGGCGGCCGAAG GTTCAGCACCTCCCGCCAGACCCTCACCTGGGTCCCGGACTCCTTCTTCTCCAG CCTGCTCAGCGGCCGCATCTCCACGCTGCGGGACGAGACTGGCGCC ATCTTCATCGACCGGGACCCCGACGTCTTCGCCCCCGTCCTCAACTTCCTCCGGTGCAAAGAGCTGGACCTCAG AAGGAGCGATGTCTCACTGCTGCTGCATGAAGCCCAGTTCTATGGGATCACGCCTCTTG TTCGCCGCCTGCAGTTGCACAAGGAGCTGGAGCGGTCCTCTTGCGGAAGCGTCCTGTTTGAGGGCCATCTGCCACCCCCGTCTG TGTTTCCCACCAAGCGGTGGAACCGCCACAGCATCACGGGGGTACAGTTGGCTGCCCGGCCAGGCAACCCCCTGGTGCGCCGGAGCAACACCATGCCCCCCAACCTGGGCAACATAGGACTCCTGGAGAGACTGGAGGAGAGGAACGCAATGGCAG GAGCGACAAACGATCCTGGTATGGTACGTCTTATCTGCGGCCATCACAACTGGGTAGCTGTAGCTTATGTTCACTTCCTTATCTGCTACAG GATGAAGGAGACCTCCGGCTGGCAGCTAGCTTTCTGTAGCCCCCGGCTGGACTGGGTAATCGAGCGTGTGGCACTAAATGCCCGGGTGCTTGGTGGGTCCCTGGGTGATAGTGACAAAATGGTGGCTGCTGCCTCTTGCAGTGAAATTCTTCTGTGGGCTCTTCACCCTGACGGGAACGGCACTGAGATTG GAGTGTTCCGCTTAGGGGTCCCTGTAGAAGGTCTCTTCTTTGTTGGCAGCCAGCTTATTGCCACCAGCCACACTGGCAAGATTGGCGTCTGGAACGCAGTCACCAAACACTGGCAG ACTCAGGACGTGGTCCCAATCAACAGCTATGGTGCGGCGGGGTCCTTCTTGCTCCTGGGCTGCAACAACGGCTCCATCCATTACGTTG ATGTGCAGAAGTTCCCCCTGCGCATGAAGGACAATGATCTCCTGGTGACCGAGCTGTACCGTGACCCTGCAGAGGATGCCATCACTGCCCTCAGCGTCTACCTCACACCCAAGAGCA GCAACAGTGGAAACTGGATTGAAATTGCCTACGGCACCAGCTCAGGGATGGTGCGAGTGATTGTGCAGCATCCAGAGACAGTGGGCTCAGGGCCCCAGCTCTTCCAGACTTTTGCTGTCCATCGTAGCCCTGTCACCAAGGTGATGCTCTCCGAGAAGCACCTCATCTCAG TCTGTGCTGATAACAACCACGTACGCACGTGGACAGTGACTCGATTCCGTGGAATGATATCTACGCAGCCAGGCTCCACCCCCTTGGCTTCCTTCAAGATTCTGGCACTGGAGTCGGTGGATGGGCACGGTGGCTGCAGCGCTGGCACAGATATTG GGCCTTTTGGTGAGCGGGATGACCAGCAGGTGTTCCTCCAAAAGGTGGTTCCTGATGCCAGCAAGCTGTATGTGCGCCTCTCCTCTACTGGGAAGAG AGTATGTGAGGTGTGCTCTGTTGATGGCTCATCCATCACTGCCTTCGTGGTCCAGGAATGCGAGGGCTCCAGCCGCATTGGCTCCCGCCCGCGCCGCTACCTCTTTACCGGTCACAGCAATGGCAGCCTCCAAATGTGGGACCTCACCACTGCTATGGAGATGGGAGACCGAACACCAG CCGTCCCCAGTGCCAAGGTGTCGATGGGACCTCTGAGAAGCCGGCAGAAGCCTCCCCAGCCACATCCTGTTGCTTGA
- the SHKBP1 gene encoding SH3KBP1-binding protein 1 isoform X2 — translation MAVFGAQGGTELVQLNVGGRRFSTSRQTLTWVPDSFFSSLLSGRISTLRDETGAIFIDRDPDVFAPVLNFLRCKELDLRRSDVSLLLHEAQFYGITPLVRRLQLHKELERSSCGSVLFEGHLPPPSVFPTKRWNRHSITGVQLAARPGNPLVRRSNTMPPNLGNIGLLERLEERNAMAGATNDPGMVRLICGHHNWVAVAYVHFLICYRMKETSGWQLAFCSPRLDWTQDVVPINSYGAAGSFLLLGCNNGSIHYVDVQKFPLRMKDNDLLVTELYRDPAEDAITALSVYLTPKSSNSGNWIEIAYGTSSGMVRVIVQHPETVGSGPQLFQTFAVHRSPVTKVMLSEKHLISVCADNNHVRTWTVTRFRGMISTQPGSTPLASFKILALESVDGHGGCSAGTDIGPFGERDDQQVFLQKVVPDASKLYVRLSSTGKRVCEVCSVDGSSITAFVVQECEGSSRIGSRPRRYLFTGHSNGSLQMWDLTTAMEMGDRTPDCGGLSEEELLLELERCDLALTHTLETSPTGSFSLANTSGISRPQCQGVDGTSEKPAEASPATSCCLRPEHPPTLDFQRGDLRQQQLSRNFSDRSSEGQRVNPCRGGLATSLLNQRSPTPHPTPTEPTLPLAPSRVPLSETSF, via the exons ATGGCGGTGTTCGGCGCGCAAGGCGGAACGGAACTAGTGCAGCTGAACGTGGGCGGCCGAAG GTTCAGCACCTCCCGCCAGACCCTCACCTGGGTCCCGGACTCCTTCTTCTCCAG CCTGCTCAGCGGCCGCATCTCCACGCTGCGGGACGAGACTGGCGCC ATCTTCATCGACCGGGACCCCGACGTCTTCGCCCCCGTCCTCAACTTCCTCCGGTGCAAAGAGCTGGACCTCAG AAGGAGCGATGTCTCACTGCTGCTGCATGAAGCCCAGTTCTATGGGATCACGCCTCTTG TTCGCCGCCTGCAGTTGCACAAGGAGCTGGAGCGGTCCTCTTGCGGAAGCGTCCTGTTTGAGGGCCATCTGCCACCCCCGTCTG TGTTTCCCACCAAGCGGTGGAACCGCCACAGCATCACGGGGGTACAGTTGGCTGCCCGGCCAGGCAACCCCCTGGTGCGCCGGAGCAACACCATGCCCCCCAACCTGGGCAACATAGGACTCCTGGAGAGACTGGAGGAGAGGAACGCAATGGCAG GAGCGACAAACGATCCTGGTATGGTACGTCTTATCTGCGGCCATCACAACTGGGTAGCTGTAGCTTATGTTCACTTCCTTATCTGCTACAG GATGAAGGAGACCTCCGGCTGGCAGCTAGCTTTCTGTAGCCCCCGGCTGGACTGG ACTCAGGACGTGGTCCCAATCAACAGCTATGGTGCGGCGGGGTCCTTCTTGCTCCTGGGCTGCAACAACGGCTCCATCCATTACGTTG ATGTGCAGAAGTTCCCCCTGCGCATGAAGGACAATGATCTCCTGGTGACCGAGCTGTACCGTGACCCTGCAGAGGATGCCATCACTGCCCTCAGCGTCTACCTCACACCCAAGAGCA GCAACAGTGGAAACTGGATTGAAATTGCCTACGGCACCAGCTCAGGGATGGTGCGAGTGATTGTGCAGCATCCAGAGACAGTGGGCTCAGGGCCCCAGCTCTTCCAGACTTTTGCTGTCCATCGTAGCCCTGTCACCAAGGTGATGCTCTCCGAGAAGCACCTCATCTCAG TCTGTGCTGATAACAACCACGTACGCACGTGGACAGTGACTCGATTCCGTGGAATGATATCTACGCAGCCAGGCTCCACCCCCTTGGCTTCCTTCAAGATTCTGGCACTGGAGTCGGTGGATGGGCACGGTGGCTGCAGCGCTGGCACAGATATTG GGCCTTTTGGTGAGCGGGATGACCAGCAGGTGTTCCTCCAAAAGGTGGTTCCTGATGCCAGCAAGCTGTATGTGCGCCTCTCCTCTACTGGGAAGAG AGTATGTGAGGTGTGCTCTGTTGATGGCTCATCCATCACTGCCTTCGTGGTCCAGGAATGCGAGGGCTCCAGCCGCATTGGCTCCCGCCCGCGCCGCTACCTCTTTACCGGTCACAGCAATGGCAGCCTCCAAATGTGGGACCTCACCACTGCTATGGAGATGGGAGACCGAACACCAG ACTGTGGTGGTCTCTCAGAAGAAGAGTTGCTGCTTGAATTAGAGCGGTGTGACCTGGCACTTACCCACACCTTGGAGACAAGTCCCACGGGGTCTTTCTCTCTTGCCAATACTTCTGGCATCAG CCGTCCCCAGTGCCAAGGTGTCGATGGGACCTCTGAGAAGCCGGCAGAAGCCTCCCCAGCCACATCCTGTTGCTTGAGGCCGGAGCATCCACCCACGTTGGACTTCCAGCGAGGAGACCTCCGCCAACAGCAGCTGAGCAGGAACTTCTCTGACCGATCCTCTGAGGGCCAGCGGGTCAACCCCTGTAGGGGTGGGCTTGCCACTAGCCTCCTGAACCAAAGatcccccactccccatcctACCCCCACAGAACCTACCCTCCCCCTAGCCCCATCCAGAGTGCCACTCAGTGAAACCTCTTTCTGA